From the genome of Pseudomonas migulae:
CAAGGGGCGCACGCTATCAAGCGGTTGTTCGCCAGGCTTTATGAACATTGCTAATGATTGTTAAAAACTGCATGAGCGTCAGTCATTTGCCTGTGTGCGCTGCAGATCCCATGAGCGTGTTAACATCGCCGCTTTTGCACGATTGACCCGTTGAGAGCTGAGCACTGATGGCCACCAGATCCGTTGTACTCGATACCGAAACCACCGGCATGCCGGTGACCGACGGCCACCGGATTATCGAAATCGGTTGTGTCGAGTTGATCGGTCGGCGCCTGACGGGCCGGCACTTTCACGTTTACCTGCAACCGGACCGCGAAAGTGATGAAGGCGCCATCGGCGTCCACGGCATCACCAACGAATTCCTGGTGGGCAAGCCGCGCTTCACTGAAGTGGCCGATGAGTTTTTCGAATTCATCAAGGGCGCGCAGCTGATCATCCATAACGCGGCGTTCGACGTTGGTTTCATCAACAACGAATTCGCCCTGATGGGTCAGCACGATCGTGCTGACATCACGCAACACTGCTCGATCCTCGACACCCTGATGATGGCCCGGGAACGTCACCCGGGGCAGCGCAACAGCCTCGACGCCTTGTGCAAACGTTATGGCGTCGACAACTCCGGCCGTGAACTTCACGGCGCCTTGCTCGACTCCGAGATTCTCGCCGACGTTTACCTGACCATGACCGGCGGCCAGACCAGCCTGTCGCTGGCCGGTAACGCGTCCGACGGCAATGGCTCCGGCGAAGGTGCCGACAACTCCGCCACCGAAATCCGCCGCTTGCCGGCCGACCGTCAGCCGACGCGGATCATTCGTGCCAGCGAAGACGACCTCGCCCGGCATGTGGCGCGGATGGAAGCCATCGCCAAATCTGCTGGCGCCCCGGCACTGTGGGTGCAGCTCGCCGAGGCTGAAGCTCAGGCCTGAAACCGTCGACGAGTTGAAAGGGCTTTTGTATCGAGTGAGCTTGCTCCCTCGCCACAGGTAATCTCACTGAGCGTTTAGGTTGCTGGCCACATGATGGTGCACTCTCTGACCTGCTTCGGGGCATTACATTCGCCACATCCGCCTCAACCCTCTACCCTGAGGGTATTGGCAGGCCAAGGCCTGCCGCCTCAGGACACTGAGCCCCATGTACAAA
Proteins encoded in this window:
- the dnaQ gene encoding DNA polymerase III subunit epsilon, translating into MATRSVVLDTETTGMPVTDGHRIIEIGCVELIGRRLTGRHFHVYLQPDRESDEGAIGVHGITNEFLVGKPRFTEVADEFFEFIKGAQLIIHNAAFDVGFINNEFALMGQHDRADITQHCSILDTLMMARERHPGQRNSLDALCKRYGVDNSGRELHGALLDSEILADVYLTMTGGQTSLSLAGNASDGNGSGEGADNSATEIRRLPADRQPTRIIRASEDDLARHVARMEAIAKSAGAPALWVQLAEAEAQA